The following coding sequences lie in one Mucilaginibacter sp. KACC 22773 genomic window:
- the porW gene encoding type IX secretion system periplasmic lipoprotein PorW/SprE, giving the protein MSIFSLSTPRKLLLPALLFIIAGCSLEKESGFNRQMQNLTAHYNILFNANELLRLKQESYAAGFVDSYNELLNVYPDTVSQSATADKDLELAFSKANKIINIKEQSHYLGDAYLVMGKARFLEGNYFDAVEYFNYVIASYGKQANLKQEALIWKGRALLYLNNPAEAKVAIDTAIKNINPKKSIPAGIYATQLQYYINTEDYPAAEESAKTALKLCRDGELKLRWTFILAQLQELNQKPDAAIVNYAGIAKSNSSFEMAFNANLNRIRLQDQENGVKQNKIERLRKLLKNQNNKEFTDQIYYQVAQQLYAAGDIDGAVKNYQLSVRNSVKNQNQKGLSYLRIADIDFKNKADYAGAKLYYDSTLTYLAPTYPGYQIIRKKANNLQILTGLLQTIGREDTLQMLAALDEQTRTARIDAMVNHKILQDKAAAVTMAANNGQFENSRGSNNLNNQQANKSGSSTFYFYNPTAIGLGVNDFKRQWGNRKLEDNWRRSKRSATNIAANGAAVMSSPVEDPFAPTTQDAATKTNGDAGSYRQDLIKNLPLTPDLLNRSNIRVYNAYMDMANFYRDLLGDKKEAITTYEAILTRFPKSSDKAAVYYNLYRLYAGVDVTKSEAYKNMILKEFSQSVFAKIILDPEYSKHLDDADAGFTALYNSVYDLYVQRKYAEVIAQANDLLTKYPDNRFAAQLFYLRTIAAGHQEKLTPFMTDLQQIVAKYPDDKLVTPLATQHLTYIDSNRVEMETRTVVLTGNDVNDIPFTPPVAFQKQTEYRPEYHPSPTVALIPEVRKPVTPPVAVAKPAPPADKPKTTVPVKPPVSAVVVSRKDSVKTSVSTRVLLRKDSIKTVVQLPKQQVAANTAPSVDSVRKLLDQFAAAKQAQQQPAPASPLPAAAATYIFSLRDSTNYYFVVNVSTGTTNLSSSRFGIGQFNRTRFSGSAIKHDLKPVGDDSQLIFVGRFYSLDDVKNYARSIIPLMADIMKVPKDKYSFFIITRENLDKLANQKTLDSYIEYYQKYY; this is encoded by the coding sequence AATGTTTACCCCGATACCGTATCACAAAGCGCCACTGCCGATAAAGACCTGGAACTGGCCTTTAGCAAAGCCAACAAGATCATCAATATTAAAGAACAAAGCCATTATTTAGGCGATGCTTACCTGGTTATGGGCAAAGCGCGCTTTTTGGAAGGTAACTACTTTGATGCCGTTGAGTACTTTAACTACGTGATTGCATCATACGGCAAGCAGGCTAACCTTAAGCAGGAAGCTTTGATATGGAAAGGCCGGGCGCTCCTGTACCTCAATAACCCGGCTGAAGCCAAAGTGGCCATAGATACCGCCATCAAAAACATCAACCCTAAAAAAAGTATTCCGGCAGGCATTTACGCTACACAGCTGCAATACTATATAAATACAGAAGATTACCCTGCCGCCGAGGAAAGCGCCAAAACCGCCCTAAAACTTTGCCGCGACGGTGAGCTGAAACTTCGCTGGACGTTCATTTTGGCCCAGTTACAGGAGCTTAATCAAAAACCCGATGCTGCTATAGTTAATTACGCCGGCATTGCTAAAAGCAATTCATCGTTCGAGATGGCTTTTAACGCCAACCTAAACCGCATCCGCCTGCAAGACCAGGAAAACGGCGTCAAACAAAATAAAATTGAACGGCTGCGCAAGCTGCTTAAAAACCAAAATAACAAGGAATTTACCGATCAGATTTACTACCAGGTAGCGCAGCAACTTTACGCCGCCGGCGATATTGACGGTGCTGTAAAAAACTATCAGCTATCGGTACGTAACAGCGTTAAAAACCAAAATCAAAAAGGCCTCTCGTACCTACGCATCGCCGATATCGATTTTAAAAATAAGGCCGATTATGCCGGGGCCAAGCTTTATTACGATAGTACACTTACCTACCTGGCGCCAACCTATCCCGGTTACCAAATCATCCGCAAAAAAGCCAATAACCTGCAAATACTAACCGGCCTGCTGCAAACCATCGGCCGCGAGGACACTTTGCAAATGCTTGCCGCACTTGACGAGCAAACACGCACTGCCCGAATTGATGCCATGGTTAACCATAAAATATTGCAGGATAAAGCGGCTGCTGTAACTATGGCAGCCAACAACGGCCAGTTTGAAAATAGCCGCGGCAGCAATAACCTCAATAATCAGCAGGCAAACAAAAGTGGCAGCAGCACATTTTATTTTTATAACCCAACTGCCATAGGCCTTGGTGTAAATGATTTTAAAAGGCAATGGGGCAACCGCAAACTGGAAGATAACTGGCGGCGCAGTAAACGATCGGCTACAAATATAGCGGCCAATGGAGCCGCTGTGATGTCGTCGCCTGTGGAAGACCCCTTTGCACCAACAACCCAGGACGCAGCTACAAAAACTAATGGCGACGCGGGCAGCTATCGGCAGGATTTGATTAAAAACCTGCCATTAACCCCTGATTTGCTCAACAGGTCGAATATTCGCGTTTACAACGCCTACATGGATATGGCCAATTTTTACCGCGATTTATTGGGCGATAAAAAAGAAGCTATTACAACGTACGAAGCTATATTAACACGCTTCCCTAAAAGCAGCGATAAAGCGGCTGTTTATTATAACCTGTACCGCCTTTATGCCGGTGTGGATGTAACCAAATCCGAGGCTTATAAGAATATGATCCTGAAAGAATTCAGTCAAAGTGTTTTTGCCAAAATCATCCTCGATCCTGAATATAGTAAACACCTTGACGACGCCGATGCCGGGTTTACCGCTTTGTATAACAGCGTTTATGACCTGTATGTGCAAAGAAAATATGCGGAAGTGATTGCGCAGGCAAACGATTTATTGACCAAATACCCCGATAACCGCTTTGCCGCCCAGCTATTTTATTTACGCACCATAGCTGCCGGCCACCAGGAAAAGCTGACACCTTTCATGACCGATTTGCAGCAGATAGTAGCGAAATACCCGGATGATAAACTGGTAACACCGTTAGCCACCCAGCATTTAACTTATATCGACTCGAACAGGGTAGAAATGGAAACGCGTACGGTGGTATTAACAGGTAACGATGTTAACGATATACCGTTTACCCCGCCGGTGGCTTTTCAAAAACAAACAGAATACCGCCCGGAGTATCATCCGTCGCCCACGGTTGCGTTGATACCCGAGGTGCGGAAACCGGTAACACCACCGGTAGCCGTAGCAAAACCAGCTCCGCCAGCCGATAAGCCTAAAACAACAGTACCTGTTAAGCCGCCGGTTAGCGCTGTGGTGGTATCCCGCAAGGATTCCGTTAAAACATCGGTAAGTACCAGAGTTTTATTACGCAAGGATTCGATTAAAACAGTTGTTCAGCTACCCAAACAACAGGTTGCCGCCAACACAGCGCCAAGCGTTGATTCGGTAAGGAAATTACTTGACCAGTTTGCCGCCGCCAAACAAGCCCAACAGCAGCCGGCGCCGGCAAGCCCGCTGCCGGCAGCCGCGGCAACATATATATTTAGCTTACGCGACAGCACAAATTACTATTTTGTGGTAAATGTAAGTACCGGTACAACTAACCTGTCATCATCACGTTTTGGTATAGGGCAGTTTAACCGGACCCGTTTTTCGGGCAGCGCCATTAAGCACGACTTGAAACCTGTTGGCGACGATAGTCAGCTGATATTTGTAGGCCGTTTTTATAGCCTGGACGATGTTAAAAATTACGCCCGTTCCATTATCCCGCTAATGGCCGATATTATGAAGGTACCAAAGGATAAATACAGTTTTTTTATCATTACCCGGGAAAATCTGGATAAATTAGCCAACCAAAAAACTTTGGATAGTTATATTGAATACTATCAAAAATATTATTGA
- a CDS encoding transglycosylase domain-containing protein has product MKIYNKKPALSPQEIRHYNWYIWRAVIALFAFVALMITLTVFDVFGQLPAFRDLENPKSNQASEVISSDKQVLGTYYIQNRSNVTFKELSPNVVNALVATEDKRFYDHSGIDFGRSFTIFLHLLIGQKQGGSTITQQLALNLFSERAANPFKRVVQKMQEWVTAVKLERHYTKQEILTMYLNTVDFGAYNTYGIKSAARTYFNTTPDKLTPDQAALLIGMVNGPGIYSPIRHPGNALKRRNLVLNRMEEQGYLSSGQVAEFKQKPLGLDFHQNNHFDGPAPYFRSVLKKEIQKIFKEQNINRPDGTSYDLDRDGLKIYTTIDATMQQYAEEAQQEYMKNLQVQFNDHWRGQNLAKNIHNFKFLINQGMLKSDRYKQLKMQGMSDEDIKTNFDTKDTLNLFTWHGNIDTVMRPTDSIIYCKMLLRNALMSMDPTTGYVKAWVGGTNFEHFKYDQVKNGTRQVGSTAKPFTYAVAIDNGYSPCLKINNVPDTIRGYGDPWCPRSSPSETLPGFITLRQALAHSQNWVTAHVMSEVKPEPVVELIKKMGITSAVPAYPSICLGTFDASVFEMTAAYSVFANHGLWTEPTYILRIEDKNGNVLYSHTPKVVQAMNPQTAYVMTYMLKGVIEDGTGSRLAYKYGLHNPIGGKTGTTNGNSDGWFIGITPQLVTGLWTGCEDRDIAFQSTRLGEGANSALPIFALYMKKVYANAALGIKKTVDFDAPKTGVSIVLDCGQYNQQQQGTNDVDKKLDF; this is encoded by the coding sequence ATGAAAATCTACAATAAAAAACCTGCCCTTAGTCCGCAGGAAATACGACACTACAACTGGTATATATGGCGCGCCGTAATAGCCCTTTTTGCTTTTGTGGCGTTGATGATAACGCTCACTGTTTTTGATGTTTTTGGGCAGCTACCGGCCTTTCGCGACCTGGAAAATCCAAAAAGCAACCAGGCATCAGAGGTTATATCATCTGATAAACAGGTTTTAGGCACTTATTATATACAAAACCGATCAAATGTTACCTTTAAAGAGTTATCACCAAATGTGGTCAACGCATTAGTTGCCACCGAGGATAAACGTTTTTACGATCACTCGGGCATCGATTTTGGCCGTAGTTTCACTATTTTTCTGCACTTACTTATCGGGCAAAAGCAAGGTGGCAGTACCATTACACAGCAGTTGGCGCTTAACCTTTTTAGCGAAAGAGCCGCTAACCCGTTTAAACGTGTAGTACAAAAAATGCAGGAATGGGTAACCGCGGTAAAACTGGAGCGCCACTATACTAAACAGGAAATCCTGACTATGTATTTAAATACTGTTGATTTTGGTGCTTACAATACCTACGGTATCAAATCGGCGGCACGTACCTATTTTAATACCACACCTGATAAGTTGACGCCCGATCAGGCTGCCTTATTAATAGGTATGGTGAATGGCCCTGGCATTTATTCGCCAATCAGGCACCCCGGCAATGCGCTTAAACGCCGCAACCTGGTGCTTAACCGAATGGAGGAGCAAGGCTATTTGAGCAGCGGCCAGGTTGCCGAGTTTAAACAAAAGCCACTTGGATTAGATTTTCATCAGAATAACCATTTTGATGGCCCAGCCCCTTACTTCAGATCGGTGCTAAAAAAAGAGATTCAAAAGATTTTTAAAGAACAAAACATAAACCGCCCCGATGGTACGTCCTATGACCTTGACCGCGACGGCCTGAAAATTTATACAACCATTGATGCCACCATGCAGCAATACGCCGAAGAGGCGCAACAGGAGTACATGAAAAACCTGCAGGTGCAGTTCAATGATCACTGGCGCGGGCAAAACCTGGCCAAAAACATCCACAATTTTAAATTCCTGATTAACCAGGGGATGTTGAAAAGCGACAGGTACAAACAGCTGAAAATGCAGGGCATGAGCGATGAGGATATCAAAACCAATTTTGATACCAAAGATACCCTGAACCTGTTTACCTGGCATGGCAATATTGATACTGTAATGCGGCCAACCGACTCTATCATTTACTGTAAAATGCTTTTGCGCAATGCCCTCATGAGCATGGACCCTACCACCGGCTATGTTAAAGCCTGGGTAGGCGGTACCAACTTTGAACATTTTAAGTACGACCAGGTTAAAAACGGTACCCGCCAGGTAGGTTCAACAGCCAAGCCATTTACTTATGCCGTGGCTATTGATAATGGCTACTCGCCCTGTTTAAAAATCAACAACGTGCCCGATACCATCCGCGGCTACGGCGATCCCTGGTGCCCGCGATCGTCGCCGTCAGAAACTTTGCCGGGTTTTATAACCCTGCGCCAGGCACTGGCACACTCACAAAACTGGGTAACCGCCCACGTAATGAGTGAGGTAAAGCCCGAACCTGTGGTAGAACTGATTAAAAAGATGGGGATAACCAGCGCTGTACCTGCATACCCATCCATCTGCCTGGGCACATTTGACGCATCCGTATTTGAAATGACGGCAGCATACTCCGTATTCGCTAATCATGGCTTATGGACCGAACCTACCTATATATTACGTATTGAAGATAAAAACGGCAACGTATTATATAGCCACACCCCTAAAGTAGTACAGGCCATGAACCCCCAAACTGCCTACGTAATGACTTATATGTTAAAAGGCGTAATTGAAGATGGCACAGGATCAAGGCTGGCTTATAAATACGGCCTGCATAACCCCATAGGTGGCAAAACCGGCACAACTAACGGTAATTCCGATGGCTGGTTCATAGGTATAACTCCACAATTGGTAACCGGCCTGTGGACAGGTTGCGAAGACAGGGACATCGCCTTCCAATCAACCCGATTGGGCGAAGGTGCCAATAGCGCCTTGCCTATATTTGCGCTATACATGAAAAAAGTGTACGCTAATGCAGCCCTCGGCATCAAAAAAACGGTTGATTTTGACGCCCCAAAAACCGGGGTAAGCATTGTTTTGGATTGCGGCCAGTATAACCAGCAACAGCAAGGGACTAACGATGTTGATAAGAAGCTGGATTTTTAA
- the uvrC gene encoding excinuclease ABC subunit UvrC codes for MSEKFDYREALKNIPHKPGVYQYWDEEKELIYIGKAKDLRNRVGSYFNKDTNINAKTRVLVSKIRNITFTIVDTEVDAWLLENSMIKKHQPRYNVLLKDDKTYPWVIIKNENFPRIFWTRRIVKDGSKYLGPYASISMMHNILGLIKETYALRTCNLALTRENIDKGKFKVCLEYQLGNCKGPCQNYQTEEDYDNSIADITDILNGKIGAILRRLKGEMEAAVAEYNYELAHRLKRKFDLLENYQSKSTIVNSSITDVDVFNIASEEKLAFVNYLKVMNGTIIQTQTIELKKRLDESDEELLTLAIIEFRSRYNSTSKEVIVPFDIDVEDHPGIKFTVPKLGEKRKLLDLSQKNVQYFKKEKIDQYEKLNPEIRTERLLTQMMKDLRMNQLPRHIECFDNSNFQGKYPVSAIVVFKDGKPSKKDYRHFHVKTVEGPNDFATMEEAVHRRYRRMLDEGTELPQLIIIDGGKGQLSSAMHSLKLLGIDKKVTVIGIAKRLEELYYPNDQYPMYLDKKSETLKVIQHLRDEAHRFGITFHRKIRDKGTLATELELIEGIGKTTAEKLLKYFKSVKKIREANEELLLEVVNLKQAKAILGYFDQSQN; via the coding sequence ATGAGTGAGAAATTCGACTACCGGGAAGCATTAAAAAACATCCCTCACAAACCGGGTGTTTACCAATATTGGGATGAGGAGAAAGAACTGATATACATCGGCAAGGCTAAAGACCTCCGTAACCGTGTTGGATCTTATTTTAATAAAGACACTAATATCAATGCCAAAACACGGGTTTTGGTATCCAAAATCCGAAACATAACCTTCACCATCGTTGATACCGAGGTGGATGCCTGGCTGCTGGAAAACAGCATGATCAAAAAGCATCAGCCAAGGTACAATGTACTGCTTAAGGATGATAAAACCTATCCATGGGTGATTATCAAAAACGAAAATTTCCCCCGTATTTTCTGGACCAGGCGTATTGTTAAGGACGGATCAAAATACCTGGGCCCTTACGCATCTATCAGCATGATGCATAATATTTTAGGGCTGATAAAGGAAACGTACGCCCTGCGCACCTGCAACCTGGCACTTACCCGCGAAAATATTGACAAGGGCAAGTTCAAGGTTTGCCTGGAGTACCAGCTGGGTAACTGCAAGGGCCCTTGCCAAAACTACCAAACGGAAGAAGATTATGATAACAGTATTGCGGATATCACCGATATTCTGAATGGTAAAATAGGCGCCATATTGCGCCGCCTTAAAGGCGAGATGGAAGCCGCCGTGGCCGAATACAACTATGAGTTGGCCCATCGTCTGAAACGCAAGTTTGACCTGTTGGAGAATTACCAGAGCAAATCAACCATCGTTAACTCATCTATCACCGATGTGGATGTATTTAATATCGCATCCGAAGAGAAACTGGCTTTTGTGAACTATTTAAAGGTAATGAACGGCACCATCATCCAAACGCAAACCATCGAGCTTAAAAAACGCCTTGATGAAAGCGACGAGGAGCTGCTTACCCTGGCCATCATCGAATTCAGGAGCAGGTATAACAGCACGTCAAAAGAAGTGATTGTACCATTTGATATTGATGTGGAAGACCATCCGGGTATTAAATTCACTGTACCAAAACTGGGCGAAAAACGCAAACTGCTTGATTTGTCGCAAAAGAATGTACAATATTTCAAAAAGGAAAAAATTGATCAGTATGAAAAGTTGAATCCTGAAATCCGTACCGAGCGATTGCTGACGCAGATGATGAAGGATTTGCGGATGAACCAGCTGCCCCGCCACATCGAATGCTTCGATAACTCTAACTTCCAGGGCAAATACCCGGTTTCGGCCATAGTGGTATTTAAAGATGGCAAGCCATCTAAAAAAGACTACCGCCATTTCCACGTAAAAACGGTAGAAGGGCCGAATGACTTTGCCACCATGGAGGAAGCGGTGCACCGCCGCTACCGCCGCATGCTGGACGAAGGCACCGAATTGCCACAACTTATTATCATTGACGGCGGCAAAGGGCAGCTATCAAGCGCGATGCATAGTTTAAAACTTTTGGGTATAGATAAAAAGGTAACCGTAATTGGTATTGCCAAACGCCTGGAAGAGCTATATTACCCCAATGACCAATACCCCATGTACCTGGATAAAAAATCAGAAACACTTAAAGTGATCCAGCACCTACGGGATGAGGCGCACCGTTTTGGTATCACCTTCCACCGTAAAATACGCGACAAAGGCACCCTGGCTACCGAACT